A single region of the Pseudomonas sp. VD-NE ins genome encodes:
- a CDS encoding ABC transporter ATP-binding protein, with the protein MPIASNTPRLQLRHISKRYPGCLANDAIDLTIAPGEIHALLGENGAGKSTLMKIIYGVTQADSGEMLWQGQRVNIHNPAQARQLGIGMVFQHFSLFETLSVAQNIALAMGAKAGTPKQLEPKIREVSRRYGMALEPERLVHSLSIGERQRVEIIRCLMQDIRLLILDEPTSVLTPQEADELFITLRRLAAEGCSILFISHKLAEVRALCHSATVLRGGRVAGHCLPAECSDQQLAQMMVGEAAALIGDYPKVSGGAAFLQVKGLSWHNPDPFGCSLNDIDVQVRSGEIVGIAGVAGNGQDELLALLSGEQTLPRAEAATIRFAAQNVADLRPDARRKLGLAFVPAERLGHGAVPELSLADNALLTAFQQGLVSHGLVERGKVETLAQQIIQRFGVKTPDTQTAARSLSGGNLQKFILGREILQQPKLLIAAHPTWGVDVGAAATIHRALIALRDAGAAILVISEDLDELFQISDRLGALCGGRLSGLRNTTDTQLSDVGGWMAGQFDHAPSAATV; encoded by the coding sequence ATGCCAATTGCTTCCAACACCCCGCGCCTGCAACTGCGCCACATCAGCAAACGCTACCCCGGTTGTCTGGCCAACGATGCCATCGACCTGACCATCGCCCCAGGTGAAATCCACGCCCTGCTCGGTGAAAACGGCGCGGGCAAAAGTACCTTGATGAAGATTATCTACGGCGTCACCCAGGCTGATTCGGGCGAGATGCTCTGGCAAGGTCAACGGGTGAATATCCATAATCCCGCCCAGGCGCGGCAGTTGGGTATCGGCATGGTGTTCCAGCATTTCTCGCTGTTCGAAACCCTCAGCGTCGCGCAAAACATTGCGCTGGCGATGGGCGCAAAGGCTGGCACGCCTAAACAACTGGAACCGAAAATTCGCGAAGTGTCGCGCCGCTACGGCATGGCGCTGGAGCCGGAGCGACTTGTCCACAGCCTGTCGATCGGCGAACGGCAACGGGTGGAGATCATTCGCTGCCTGATGCAGGACATTCGCCTGCTGATCCTTGATGAGCCAACCTCGGTGCTGACACCGCAAGAGGCCGACGAACTGTTCATCACCCTGCGCCGCCTCGCCGCCGAAGGCTGCAGTATTCTGTTTATCAGCCACAAACTCGCTGAAGTGCGCGCCTTGTGTCACAGCGCCACGGTGTTGCGCGGTGGTCGAGTGGCCGGGCATTGCCTGCCGGCCGAATGTTCGGATCAGCAATTGGCGCAGATGATGGTAGGCGAAGCAGCGGCGTTGATCGGTGACTACCCGAAGGTCAGCGGCGGCGCAGCGTTTTTGCAGGTGAAGGGTTTGAGTTGGCACAACCCGGACCCGTTTGGCTGCTCGCTGAATGACATCGATGTGCAGGTGCGCAGCGGTGAAATCGTCGGCATCGCCGGCGTCGCGGGCAATGGTCAAGATGAGTTACTGGCTCTGCTCAGCGGCGAACAGACTTTACCTCGGGCCGAAGCGGCAACCATTCGATTCGCTGCGCAGAACGTCGCCGATTTGCGCCCGGATGCACGACGCAAATTGGGCCTGGCATTCGTGCCGGCCGAACGTCTCGGTCATGGTGCGGTGCCGGAACTGAGTCTGGCAGACAATGCCCTGCTCACCGCTTTCCAGCAAGGCTTGGTCAGCCACGGTTTGGTCGAGCGCGGCAAAGTCGAAACCCTCGCCCAACAGATCATCCAGCGCTTCGGCGTGAAAACCCCGGACACGCAAACCGCTGCGCGCAGCCTGTCCGGCGGCAACCTGCAGAAATTCATCCTCGGCCGGGAAATCCTCCAGCAACCGAAACTGCTGATCGCCGCGCACCCGACCTGGGGCGTCGACGTCGGCGCCGCCGCGACTATCCACCGTGCCTTGATCGCGTTGCGCGATGCCGGCGCGGCGATTCTGGTGATTTCCGAAGACCTCGACGAACTGTTCCAGATCAGCGACCGCCTCGGCGCGTTGTGCGGCGGCCGTCTGTCGGGGCTGCGCAACACCACCGATACCCAACTCAGTGACGTCGGCGGCTGGATGGCCGGCCAGTTCGACCACGCACCTTCAGCCGCCACGGTTTAA
- a CDS encoding ABC transporter permease — protein sequence MLLSLEPRGQQSRLMLWCSPLLAAALTLGCGSLLFIALGHEPLQTLHTLLIAPVSDLYGVSELLVKALPILLCALGLAVAYQARIWNIGAEGQLLLGALAGSALAVNIIDLQSRWALVLILLTGTLAGAAWAGLTAWLRTRFNANEILTSIMLNYIALNLLLFCVHGPLKDPAGFNFPESAMFGDASRLPLLMEDGRVHAGVYFALLALVAVWVLLQKSFVGFQIKVLGLDKRAAGFVGFREKRLIWLALLISGGLAGLAGVCEVTGPIGQLVPQVSPGYGYAAITVAFLGRLNPIGILFSSLLMALLYIGGESAQMTMNLPQAITQLFQGMMLFFLLACDVLILYRPRLNLRWVKRTSTTAVTAGAL from the coding sequence ATGCTGCTTTCCCTCGAACCCCGTGGCCAGCAATCGCGCCTGATGCTGTGGTGCTCGCCGTTACTGGCGGCGGCGCTGACGCTTGGCTGCGGCTCGCTGCTATTTATCGCCCTCGGTCATGAGCCGCTGCAAACCTTGCACACGCTGCTGATCGCGCCGGTCAGCGACTTGTATGGCGTCTCCGAATTGCTGGTCAAGGCGCTGCCGATTCTGCTCTGCGCACTTGGGTTGGCGGTGGCGTATCAGGCGCGGATCTGGAACATCGGCGCTGAGGGGCAATTGCTCCTCGGCGCCCTCGCCGGGAGTGCCTTGGCGGTAAACATCATCGACCTGCAAAGCCGTTGGGCGCTGGTGTTGATTCTGCTCACCGGCACACTCGCAGGCGCCGCATGGGCCGGGCTCACTGCATGGTTACGCACGCGTTTCAATGCCAACGAAATCCTTACCAGCATCATGCTCAATTACATCGCGCTGAATCTGTTGCTGTTCTGCGTGCACGGGCCGCTGAAAGATCCCGCCGGGTTCAACTTTCCCGAGTCGGCGATGTTCGGCGATGCCAGCCGTTTGCCGCTGCTGATGGAGGATGGCCGCGTGCACGCCGGGGTGTATTTCGCCTTGCTCGCACTGGTCGCGGTGTGGGTGTTGTTGCAGAAAAGCTTTGTTGGGTTCCAGATCAAAGTACTCGGGCTGGACAAGCGTGCGGCGGGGTTTGTCGGCTTTCGCGAGAAGCGGCTGATCTGGCTGGCGCTGCTGATCAGCGGCGGCTTGGCCGGGCTTGCGGGAGTCTGCGAAGTCACCGGGCCGATTGGCCAATTGGTGCCGCAAGTGTCGCCGGGTTATGGCTACGCGGCGATTACCGTGGCGTTTCTTGGGCGTCTGAATCCGATCGGGATTCTGTTTTCGAGTCTGTTGATGGCGCTGCTGTACATCGGTGGCGAGAGCGCGCAAATGACGATGAACCTGCCGCAAGCGATCACCCAGTTGTTTCAGGGAATGATGCTGTTTTTCTTGCTGGCTTGTGACGTGCTGATTCTCTATCGGCCACGCCTGAACCTGCGCTGGGTGAAGCGCACGTCGACCACTGCCGTAACCGCTGGAGCGCTGTGA